One region of Purpureocillium takamizusanense chromosome 4, complete sequence genomic DNA includes:
- the GAL83 gene encoding galactose metabolism- protein (EggNog:ENOG503NZ3J~COG:G) — translation MGNNHSSASKEATSSSAAAAAAAQAASDGNKASTTTTTTSASTPTSAATSPTQPQHHHHHFASIHRHHQDVVPGRKDARNIIPEHTTHRSVAPPEASLALAQGSTTVVNRPKSSLPGTAVSSLSGSPHSNVSATPNKPSCSSSAADRHPPPRDEPSKPVDVPLESTSLRSAHHDPHHRPSHVPLPVDSNLISNSSMTDMYLRGPPRLPLPIDEEVHTPGSPILAPEEGLDDVELGSSSDALTRKSSAVSANTVDDDESEELRVDKTRPVVPTKLEWKRGGDKIYVTGTFFEWNRKQRLHPVEGKPGCFAATILILPGTHHVRFLVDGIMQTSPDLPTTVDFGNNLVNYIEVSPEDALPAQRSASKSGSETEGASRTRPPKGKPVEPPENYRRDIPQYLRDFDQPEDSGAYRNAVSAIEKLPTPPSLPGFLGKPILNAATLMKDDNSVLNMPNHTVLNHLATSSIKNNVLAVSATTRYHNKYVTTIMYKPTSADEG, via the exons ATGGGCAACAACCACTCATCGGCCTCCAAGgaggcgacgtcgtcctcggctgccgctgccgctgccgcgcaggccgcctcggacggcaacaaggcctcgacgaccaccaccaccacatcgGCGTCCACgcccacgtcggccgcgacgtcgcccacCCAGCCtcaacatcaccatcaccacttCGCCAGCAtccaccgccatcaccagGACGTCGTCCCCGGCCGCAAGGACGCCCGCAACATCATCCCCGAGCACACCACCCACCGCTCCGTTGCGCCCCCGGAGGCGTCCCTCGCACTGGCCCAAGGCTCGACCACCGTCGTCAACCGGCCCAAGAGCAGCCTGCCTGGcaccgccgtctcctccctcAGCGGCTCCCCGCACAGCAACGTCTCCGCGACGCCCAACAAGCCCTCGTgttcctcgtccgccgccgaccggcacccgccgccccgcgacGAACCCtccaagcccgtcgacgtccCCCTCgagtcgacgtcgctgcGGTCCGCGCACCACGAcccccaccaccgcccctcCCACGTgcccctccccgtcgacTCCAACCTCATCTCCAATAGCAGCATGACGGACATGTATCTGAGGGGGCCCCCgcgcctgcccctccccaTTGATGAAGAGGTTCACACGCCTGGGTCGCCCATACTCGCTCCCGAAGAAggactcgacgacgtcgagttgggcagctcctcggaCGCCCTGACGAGAAAGAGCTCCGCCGTGAGCGCCAATAcggttgacgacgatgagtcGGAGGAGCTGCGTGTTGACAAGACGCGGCCCGTTGTGCCGACCAAGCTCGAGTGGAAGCGCGGGGGCGACAAGATTTATGTGACAGGCACCTTTTTCGAATGGAACCGCAAGCAGAGGCTGCACCCTGT AGAGGGCAAGCCAGGATgcttcgccgccaccatcctcatcctTCCGGGGACGCACCATGtccgcttcctcgtcgacgggatCATGCAGACGTCGCCGGACCTGCCGACGACTGTCGACTTCGGCAACAACCTCGTCAACTACATCGAGGTCAGCCCCGAGGATGCGCTCCCAGCGCAGAGGAGCGCCTCCAAGTCAGGCAGCGAGACGGAGGGCGCGTCGCGGACTAGGCCGCCCAAgggcaagcccgtcgagccgccCGAGAACTACCGCCGCGACATACCGCAGTACCTGCGGGACTTTGACCAGCCCGAGGACTCGGGCGCGTACAGGAACGCCGTTTCGGCCATCGAGAAGctcccaacgccgcccagcctgccGGGGTTCCTGGGCAAGCCAATCCTCAACGCGGCGACGCTAATGAAGGACGACAACAGCGTGCTCAACATGCCCAACCACACGGTGCTCAACCACCTGGCCACGAGCAGCATCAAGAACAACGTCTTGGCTGtgtccgcgacgacgagataCCACAACAAG TATGTCACGACCATTATGTACAAGCCGACTTCGGCGGATGAGGGCTGA
- the KAE1 gene encoding N(6)-L-threonylcarbamoyladenine synthase (BUSCO:EOG0926347W~EggNog:ENOG503NV5V~COG:O): MAAAAVAAGASALPAAAPSSPSPPTAAAAAPPPAGAAVPSPFTPQKQSYIAIGLEGSANKLGVGIIRHTPTATTVLANLRHTFVSPPGTGFLPKDTAAHHRAHFVRLAREALVAAGLTTSSSSSESESSPAGVDQIDCVCFTQGPGMGGPLTSVAVAARALALLWGKPLVGVNHCVGHIEMGRHITGADNPVVLYVSGGNSQVIAYAERRYRIFGETLDIAVGNCLDRFARTLAISNDPAPGYNIEQLAKKGSRLLDLPYTVKGMDCSFSGILASADALAAQLPKEDGESNDAGFTPADLCFSLQETVFAMLVEITERAMAHVGSSQVLIVGGVGCNERLQEMMGHMARERGGTVYATDERFCIDNGIMIAHAGLLAYETGYTTPLAESQCTQRFRTDEVYVQWRD; this comes from the coding sequence atggcagccgccgcggtagccgccggcgcgtctgcgctgccggcagcagcaccatcatcaccatcaccaccaacagcagcagcagcagcaccaccgcccgccggcgccgccgtgccctcgCCCTTCACCCCGCAGAAGCAGTCCTACATCgccatcggcctcgagggctcCGCCAAcaagctcggcgtcggcatcatccggcacacgcccacggccaccaccgtccTGGCCAACCTACGGCACACGTTCGTGTCGCCCCCGGGGACGGGCTTCCTGCCCAaggacacggcggcgcaccacCGCGCACACTTTGtgcggctggcgcgcgaggccctcgtcgccgccggtctcACaacctcttcttcctcgtcagaGTCAGAGTCAtcgcccgccggcgtcgaccaaATCGACTGCGTGTGCTTTACCCAGGGCCCTGGCATGGGCGGCCCGCTcaccagcgtcgccgtcgccgcccgcgccctcgccctgctctGGGGCAAGCCCCTCGTTGGCGTCAACCACTGCGTCGGGCACATCGAGATGGGGCGGCACATCACGGGCGCCGACAACCCCGTCGTGCTGTACGTCTCGGGCGGCAACAGCCAGGTCATCGCCTACGCCGAGCGCCGCTACCGCATCTTCGGCGAGACGctcgacatcgccgtcggcaacTGCCTCGACCGCTTCGCCCGCACCCTCGCCATCAGCAACGACCCCGCCCCCGGCTACAacatcgagcagctcgccaaaAAGGGCTCCCGCCTGCTCGACCTGCCCTACACGGTCAAGGGCATGGACTGCTCCTTTagcggcatcctcgccagcgccgacgccctcgccgcgcagctgcccaaagaagacggcgagagcAACGACGCCGGCTTCACGCCTGCGGACTTGTGCTTCTCCCTGCAGGAGACCGTCTTCGCCATGCTCGTCGAGATCACGGagcgcgccatggcccacgtcggcagcagccaggtcctcatcgtcggcggcgtcggctgcaACGAGCGCCTGCAGGAGATGATGGGCCACATggcccgcgagcgcggcggcaccgtctACGCCACCGACGAGCGCTTCTGCATCGACAACGGCATCATGATTGCCCACGCCGGTCTGCTGGCCTACGAGACGGGCTACACTACCCCGTTGGCTGAGAGCCAATGCACTCAGCGCTTTAGGACCGATGAGGTCTACGTCCAATGGAGAGATTGA
- the EPL1 gene encoding Enhancer of polycomb-like protein 1 (COG:K~BUSCO:EOG09263L7Y~EggNog:ENOG503NXHJ) gives MSSRKVRVKKLSVKTVLPVLREDQIDPSEYEALTTDNLIATGVEQAEENEYHLQTILKDAGTSNDQEIPVPPPQESDIDYDALYPSSFHQPSSYIRFSQTVEECISCQYDMSVEDDDFLKSYNGKSPQGGALSEDDFEHIMEVFEDTATEQTPFASVDNTVVAYDMMVPGLNHLGSPTILLHAKAIYEYWKTRRQELGNKPLHASLKFEMHQETDDTDPYVCFRRREARQTRKTRARDNKIAETLKRLRRELEDGRQLVLLSYEREMQKRELLHMDRALFEERARLKYMKVKLNIRDPDDDLVNQKPQKRKAAEPAAAQRPQGTQLRAPVRQDGRSLEQELVLLSDLLTQKERELREEIESKVANHRRWNQNHIDLTREPLPPVKKQGPELKFRPAKTQYLMTPPASISSESMEVDEDAPEPMAVEKRELPVFQFKAGSMTAEQSQTNQPAFRRRIGRLQRLWIDRRGMTTPPRETSKYSDRWKYDSDDDEVDPPVYEIDPFDTRALKFRATIPLGQYMYRSGRPSMPPEAAAGGPTGNRALPPSQAAITAAAAAQAQAQAQTAS, from the exons AGGCACTCACCACCGACAACCTAATTGCAACCGGTGTCGAGCAAGCCGAGGAAAAT GAATACCACTTGCAGACCATCCTCAAGGATGCCGGCACAAGCAATGACCAGGAAATCCCGGTCCCGCCTCCTCAGGAGAGTGACATCGACTACGATGCCCTCTATCCCAGCTCATTCCACCAGCCATCCTCCTACATACGGTTCTCGCAGACCGTAGAAGAGTGCATCAGCTGCCAGTATGACATGTcggtcgaggatgacgactTCCTCAAGTCGTACAATGGTAAATCCCCTCAGGGGGGAGCCCTCTCCGAAGATGACTTTGAGCACATCATGGAAGTGTTCGAGGATACCGCCACGGAGCAGACGCCGTTTGCCTCGGTCGACAATACTGTTGTCGCCTATGATATGATGGTGCCGGGGCTGAACCACCTCGGTTCGCCCACCATTCTGCTGCATGCCAAGGCCATCTATGAGTACTGGAAAACGAGGCGGCAGGAGCTTGGGAACAAGCCCCTGCACGCGTCGCTCAAGTTCGAGATGCACCAGGAGACTGACGATACCGACCCGTACGTCTGCTTCCGGAGACGCGAGGCCAGacagacgaggaagacgcgCGCTCGTGACAACAAGATCGCCGAGACCCTCAAGCGCCTCCGGCGAGAGCTCGAGGATGGTCGTCAACTGGTACTCCTTTCGTATGAACGCGAGATGCAGAAGCGGGAGCTGCTCCACATGGACAGGGCTCTGTTCGAGGAGCGGGCCAGGCTGAAGTACATGAAGGTGAAGTTGAACATCAGGGACCCCGATGATGACCTTGTCAACCAAAAG CCGCAGAAACGCAAGGCTGCCGAACCGGCTGCTGCGCAGCGGCCGCAAGGCACCCAGCTGCGTGCCCCTGTCCGTCAAGACGGACGCTCACTCGAGCAGGAACTCGTTCTGCTTTCAGATCTGTTGACCCAGAAAGAGCGCGAGCTCCGAGAGGAGATTGAGAGCAAGGTGGCAAACCACCGCAGGTGGAACCAGAACCATATTGATCTCACTCGAGAACCCCTTCCGCCGGTCAAGAAACAAGGGCCAGAGCTCAAGTTTCGACCTGCTAAGACGCAGTACCTGATGACACCTCCGGCATCCATCTCGTCGGAGTCGATGGAAGTAGACGAGGACGCACCTGAGCCCATGGCTGTTGAGAAGCGTGAACTGCCGGTATTCCAATTCAAAGCTGGGTCCATGACGGCGGAGCAGTCGCAGACCAATCAGCCGGCATTCCGACGCCGCATTGGGCGTCTGCAGAGGCTCTGGATCGATCGGCGGGGCATGACGACGCCACCGAGAGAGACGAGCAAGTATTCGGACCGCTGGAAGTATGActcggacgatgacgaggtcgacccCCCGGTATACGAGATTGATCCGTTTGATACTCGCGCCCTCAAGTTCCGAGCAACCATTCCCTTGGGCCAGTACATGTATCGCTCAGGACGTCCTTCGATGCCGCccgaagcggcggcgggtggacCGACGGGCAACCGAGCGTTGCCACCGTCACAGGCCGCAATaaccgcggcggctgcggcgcaagcgcaagcgcaGGCCCAGACGGCGTCATAG